One Camelina sativa cultivar DH55 unplaced genomic scaffold, Cs unpScaffold00717, whole genome shotgun sequence DNA segment encodes these proteins:
- the LOC104773884 gene encoding receptor like protein 30-like isoform X1, with translation MKAFLSNQKMSFLLRSICFLFLISSFLNKFVSSTQHLCHSDQRDALLEFKSEFLIESYAPSWVNKSDCCSWDGITCAATSGKVIGLDLSDGLLYGPLKSSSSLFRLRDLRDLNLARNNFNDSQFPAEFDKLMRLERLNLSGSSLSGQIPINLLQLTKLVSLDLSSYDSLSIDESFLHLLAQNLRNLRELDMSYVNISSEIPHEFSNLRSLRLLDLTNCNLSGEFPSSVLLIPSLESIRLSYNSNMRGNLPVFRENNSLVELTVMFTAFSGKIPFSLGNLSHLSILDLSRNNFVGEIPSSIGNLGIILLLI, from the exons ATGAAAGCTTTCTTGTCTAATCAGAAAATGAGCTTCCTTCTTCGTTCCatatgtttcctttttctcatttcaagttttctaaACAAGTTTGTGTCTTCTACACAACACTTGTGTCACTCCGACCAAAGGGATGCTCTTCTTGAGTTCAAGAGTGAGTTTTTGATCGAGTCATATGCTCCCTCCTGGGTGAACAAAAGTGATTGTTGTTCTTGGGATGGCATCACGTGTGCTGCTACGTCGGGGAAAGTCATCGGACTAGACCTTAGTGACGGCCTCCTCTATGGCCCACTTAAATCGAGCAGTAGTCTTTTTAGACTGCGTGATCTCCGTGATCTGAATCTTGCTCGCAACAATTTCAACGATTCGCAATTCCCAGCGGAGTTTGATAAACTCATGAGGCTTGAAAGACTTAATCTCTCTGGGTCTTCACTATCAG GCCAAATTCCAATCAACCTTCTTCAGCTAACCAAGTTGGTGTCTCTCGATCTTTCTTCTTATGATTCTTTATCTATTGATGAATCTTTTCTTCATCTACTTGCTCAAAATTTGAGGAATCTTAGAGAACTGGATATGAGCTATGTAAACATTTCTTCAGAAATCCCCCATGAGTTTTCAAACCTGCGATCTCTAAGGTTACTAGATCTTACCAACTGCAACCTGTCTGGAGAATTTCCAAGTAGTGTTCTTCTGATACCGAGCTTAGAGTCCATTAGATTAAGCTACAATTCAAATATGAGAGGCAATCTGCCCGTGTTTCGTGAAAATAACTCTTTAGTAGAGCTGACCGTTATGTTCACAGCCTTTTCAGGGAAGATTCCGTTTTCACTTGGGAACCTTTCTCATCTCTCTATTCTCGATCTTTCTAGGAATAATTTTGTTGGTGAAATCCCATCTTCAATTGGCAATCTAGGAATAATTTTGCTCCTCATATGA
- the LOC104773884 gene encoding receptor like protein 30-like isoform X2, whose product MKAFLSNQKMSFLLRSICFLFLISSFLNKFVSSTQHLCHSDQRDALLEFKSEFLIESYAPSWVNKSDCCSWDGITCAATSGKVIGLDLSDGLLYGPLKSSSSLFRLRDLRDLNLARNNFNDSQFPAEFDKLMRLERLNLSGSSLSGQIPINLLQLTKLVSLDLSSYDSLSIDESFLHLLAQNLRNLRELDMSYVNISSEIPHEFSNLRSLRLLDLTNCNLSGEFPSSVLLIPSLESIRLSYNSNMRGNLPVFRENNSLVELTVMFTAFSGKIPFSLGNLSHLSILDLSRNNFVGEIPSSIGNLGIILLLI is encoded by the exons ATGAAAGCTTTCTTGTCTAATCAGAAAATGAGCTTCCTTCTTCGTTCCatatgtttcctttttctcatttcaagttttctaaACAAGTTTGTGTCTTCTACACAACACTTGTGTCACTCCGACCAAAGGGATGCTCTTCTTGAGTTCAAGAGTGAGTTTTTGATCGAGTCATATGCTCCCTCCTGGGTGAACAAAAGTGATTGTTGTTCTTGGGATGGCATCACGTGTGCTGCTACGTCGGGGAAAGTCATCGGACTAGACCTTAGTGACGGCCTCCTCTATGGCCCACTTAAATCGAGCAGTAGTCTTTTTAGACTGCGTGATCTCCGTGATCTGAATCTTGCTCGCAACAATTTCAACGATTCGCAATTCCCAGCGGAGTTTGATAAACTCATGAGGCTTGAAAGACTTAATCTCTCTGGGTCTTCACTATCAGGCCAA ATTCCAATCAACCTTCTTCAGCTAACCAAGTTGGTGTCTCTCGATCTTTCTTCTTATGATTCTTTATCTATTGATGAATCTTTTCTTCATCTACTTGCTCAAAATTTGAGGAATCTTAGAGAACTGGATATGAGCTATGTAAACATTTCTTCAGAAATCCCCCATGAGTTTTCAAACCTGCGATCTCTAAGGTTACTAGATCTTACCAACTGCAACCTGTCTGGAGAATTTCCAAGTAGTGTTCTTCTGATACCGAGCTTAGAGTCCATTAGATTAAGCTACAATTCAAATATGAGAGGCAATCTGCCCGTGTTTCGTGAAAATAACTCTTTAGTAGAGCTGACCGTTATGTTCACAGCCTTTTCAGGGAAGATTCCGTTTTCACTTGGGAACCTTTCTCATCTCTCTATTCTCGATCTTTCTAGGAATAATTTTGTTGGTGAAATCCCATCTTCAATTGGCAATCTAGGAATAATTTTGCTCCTCATATGA